One stretch of Meriones unguiculatus strain TT.TT164.6M chromosome 7, Bangor_MerUng_6.1, whole genome shotgun sequence DNA includes these proteins:
- the Garin2 gene encoding Golgi-associated RAB2 interactor protein 2 isoform X3, with product MFHVSMMKKNKNSVDEQDALFIPQSHNLGHLKNILDRGEYAPFLAPPILESNFTQVNRRGESIYVHNRANWVTVGICSSNPIFKTPNVMLLAHLTPEARKEPEPLFKSLLAYPPTENLVLTRFLPLQFVTLSVHSAKNMRLKVKLINGRAYYLQLCAPVYKQDTIFSQWVDLISLLSQEKFRTSRLSEVSSLSELTNSTDITGSMNIMDITAFTELQTIHSQARIYSGTVTESTDFSEFTDVTDITDVTDVTDIPENGVTEVPDVKIVTEVTEVIEAEESTNLSGVTVVFENDDIKKAKQEEKENVLKHGCLRDTKSKNEFRESPKHVTISNLTLTFQGERCFQTTLTPIKSEENIPNETRDKTSEEKMTDLRNAHLKATESRSTRADSDTTGLYSFSVFPLISISFPLFTLL from the exons ATGTTTCATGTCAGCATgatgaagaagaacaagaacTCAGTGGATGAGCAAGATGCCCTCTTCATCCCACAGTCTCACAATCTAGGACATCTTAAGAATATATTGGATAGAGGAGAGTATGCGCCTTTTCTAGCTCCTCCCATATTGGAGAGCAATTTTACTCAG GTCAATCGGAGAGGTGAATCTATTTATGTGCATAACCGAGCAAACTGGGTGACCGTAGGCATCTGTTCTTCCAATCCCATATTCAAGACCCCCAATGTGATGCTGCTTGCACATCTGACTCCAGAAGCTCGAAAAGAACCGGAGCCCCTCTTTAAAAGCCTCCTGGCGTATCCCCCTACAGAGAATCTGGTGCTCACCAG GTTTCTCCCTCTGCAGTTTGTGACTCTTTCTGTGCACAGTGCTAAGAACATGCGCCTCAAAGTAAAGCTGATAAACGGCCGCGCCTACTATTTACAgctctgtgctcctgtgtataAACAGGACACCATATTTTCTCAGTGGGTGGACCTCATCTCCCTCCTGAGTCAGGAGAAATTTAGAACTTCCAGACTCTCAGAGGTCTCAAGCCTCTCAGAACTAACAAACAGCACAGACATCACAGGCTCGATGAACATCATGGACATCACCGCTTTCACAGAGCTGCAGACCATTCACTCGCAGGCGCGCATATACTCTGGTACCGTCACGGAAAGTACAGACTTCTCAGAATTTACTGATGTCACTGATATCACAGATGTCACTGATGTTACAGATATCCCAGAAAATGGGGTCACGGAGGTTCCAGATGTAAAAATTGTCACAGAAGTCACAGAAGTTATAGAAGCTGAAGAGTCCACAAATCTATCAGGGGTCACAGTAGTCTTTGAAAACGATGACATCAAAAAGGCCAAGCAGGAGGAAAAG GAAAATGTCCTGAAGCATGGGTGTCTACGAGATACAAAGAGTAAGAATGAGTTCAGAGAATCCCCCAAACATGTTACCATCTCAAACCTAACACTGACTTTTCAAGGGGAAAGGTGTTTTCAGACAACTCTGACGCCTATAAAAAGCGAGGAGAACATACCCAATGAAACGCGAGATAAAACCTCTGAAGAAAAGATGACTGATCTTCGAAATGCACATCTCAAGGCCACAGAATCCAG
- the Garin2 gene encoding Golgi-associated RAB2 interactor protein 2 isoform X1, translating to MFHVSMMKKNKNSVDEQDALFIPQSHNLGHLKNILDRGEYAPFLAPPILESNFTQVNRRGESIYVHNRANWVTVGICSSNPIFKTPNVMLLAHLTPEARKEPEPLFKSLLAYPPTENLVLTRFLPLQFVTLSVHSAKNMRLKVKLINGRAYYLQLCAPVYKQDTIFSQWVDLISLLSQEKFRTSRLSEVSSLSELTNSTDITGSMNIMDITAFTELQTIHSQARIYSGTVTESTDFSEFTDVTDITDVTDVTDIPENGVTEVPDVKIVTEVTEVIEAEESTNLSGVTVVFENDDIKKAKQEEKENVLKHGCLRDTKSKNEFRESPKHVTISNLTLTFQGERCFQTTLTPIKSEENIPNETRDKTSEEKMTDLRNAHLKATESRSTRADSDTTGKEQIPRHVVLCSSEDKSHSGFLEQ from the exons ATGTTTCATGTCAGCATgatgaagaagaacaagaacTCAGTGGATGAGCAAGATGCCCTCTTCATCCCACAGTCTCACAATCTAGGACATCTTAAGAATATATTGGATAGAGGAGAGTATGCGCCTTTTCTAGCTCCTCCCATATTGGAGAGCAATTTTACTCAG GTCAATCGGAGAGGTGAATCTATTTATGTGCATAACCGAGCAAACTGGGTGACCGTAGGCATCTGTTCTTCCAATCCCATATTCAAGACCCCCAATGTGATGCTGCTTGCACATCTGACTCCAGAAGCTCGAAAAGAACCGGAGCCCCTCTTTAAAAGCCTCCTGGCGTATCCCCCTACAGAGAATCTGGTGCTCACCAG GTTTCTCCCTCTGCAGTTTGTGACTCTTTCTGTGCACAGTGCTAAGAACATGCGCCTCAAAGTAAAGCTGATAAACGGCCGCGCCTACTATTTACAgctctgtgctcctgtgtataAACAGGACACCATATTTTCTCAGTGGGTGGACCTCATCTCCCTCCTGAGTCAGGAGAAATTTAGAACTTCCAGACTCTCAGAGGTCTCAAGCCTCTCAGAACTAACAAACAGCACAGACATCACAGGCTCGATGAACATCATGGACATCACCGCTTTCACAGAGCTGCAGACCATTCACTCGCAGGCGCGCATATACTCTGGTACCGTCACGGAAAGTACAGACTTCTCAGAATTTACTGATGTCACTGATATCACAGATGTCACTGATGTTACAGATATCCCAGAAAATGGGGTCACGGAGGTTCCAGATGTAAAAATTGTCACAGAAGTCACAGAAGTTATAGAAGCTGAAGAGTCCACAAATCTATCAGGGGTCACAGTAGTCTTTGAAAACGATGACATCAAAAAGGCCAAGCAGGAGGAAAAG GAAAATGTCCTGAAGCATGGGTGTCTACGAGATACAAAGAGTAAGAATGAGTTCAGAGAATCCCCCAAACATGTTACCATCTCAAACCTAACACTGACTTTTCAAGGGGAAAGGTGTTTTCAGACAACTCTGACGCCTATAAAAAGCGAGGAGAACATACCCAATGAAACGCGAGATAAAACCTCTGAAGAAAAGATGACTGATCTTCGAAATGCACATCTCAAGGCCACAGAATCCAG
- the Garin2 gene encoding Golgi-associated RAB2 interactor protein 2 isoform X2, protein MFHVSMMKKNKNSVDEQDALFIPQSHNLGHLKNILDRGEYAPFLAPPILESNFTQVNRRGESIYVHNRANWVTVGICSSNPIFKTPNVMLLAHLTPEARKEPEPLFKSLLAYPPTENLVLTRFLPLQFVTLSVHSAKNMRLKVKLINGRAYYLQLCAPVYKQDTIFSQWVDLISLLSQEKFRTSRLSEVSSLSELTNSTDITGSMNIMDITAFTELQTIHSQARIYSGTVTESTDFSEFTDVTDITDVTDVTDIPENGVTEVPDVKIVTEVTEVIEAEESTNLSGVTVVFENDDIKKAKQEEKENVLKHGCLRDTKSKNEFRESPKHVTISNLTLTFQGERCFQTTLTPIKSEENIPNETRDKTSEEKMTDLRNAHLKATESRSQGSSPGLVACAEPSCQAQSTLSKCVSVF, encoded by the exons ATGTTTCATGTCAGCATgatgaagaagaacaagaacTCAGTGGATGAGCAAGATGCCCTCTTCATCCCACAGTCTCACAATCTAGGACATCTTAAGAATATATTGGATAGAGGAGAGTATGCGCCTTTTCTAGCTCCTCCCATATTGGAGAGCAATTTTACTCAG GTCAATCGGAGAGGTGAATCTATTTATGTGCATAACCGAGCAAACTGGGTGACCGTAGGCATCTGTTCTTCCAATCCCATATTCAAGACCCCCAATGTGATGCTGCTTGCACATCTGACTCCAGAAGCTCGAAAAGAACCGGAGCCCCTCTTTAAAAGCCTCCTGGCGTATCCCCCTACAGAGAATCTGGTGCTCACCAG GTTTCTCCCTCTGCAGTTTGTGACTCTTTCTGTGCACAGTGCTAAGAACATGCGCCTCAAAGTAAAGCTGATAAACGGCCGCGCCTACTATTTACAgctctgtgctcctgtgtataAACAGGACACCATATTTTCTCAGTGGGTGGACCTCATCTCCCTCCTGAGTCAGGAGAAATTTAGAACTTCCAGACTCTCAGAGGTCTCAAGCCTCTCAGAACTAACAAACAGCACAGACATCACAGGCTCGATGAACATCATGGACATCACCGCTTTCACAGAGCTGCAGACCATTCACTCGCAGGCGCGCATATACTCTGGTACCGTCACGGAAAGTACAGACTTCTCAGAATTTACTGATGTCACTGATATCACAGATGTCACTGATGTTACAGATATCCCAGAAAATGGGGTCACGGAGGTTCCAGATGTAAAAATTGTCACAGAAGTCACAGAAGTTATAGAAGCTGAAGAGTCCACAAATCTATCAGGGGTCACAGTAGTCTTTGAAAACGATGACATCAAAAAGGCCAAGCAGGAGGAAAAG GAAAATGTCCTGAAGCATGGGTGTCTACGAGATACAAAGAGTAAGAATGAGTTCAGAGAATCCCCCAAACATGTTACCATCTCAAACCTAACACTGACTTTTCAAGGGGAAAGGTGTTTTCAGACAACTCTGACGCCTATAAAAAGCGAGGAGAACATACCCAATGAAACGCGAGATAAAACCTCTGAAGAAAAGATGACTGATCTTCGAAATGCACATCTCAAGGCCACAGAATCCAG GTCTCAAGGGTCATCGCCAGGGTTGGTGGCAtgtgctgaaccatcttgccaggccCAAAGCACACTTTCcaagtgtgtgtctgtcttctgA